Proteins encoded together in one Polaribacter reichenbachii window:
- a CDS encoding class I SAM-dependent DNA methyltransferase produces the protein MTQKDWFTDWFNTPYYFILYKNRNDEDAQLFMKNITEFLALPKSTHILDLPCGKGRHSVFLNSLGYKVTGGDLAANSIKIAKEFENDSLNFKVHDMRKPFNNKYDAVFNLFTSFGYFEDDNEDLLILQNIKNGIKNNGYFVFDFLNADYVKATLVPKETKVVDDITFHITREIKDGFILKNISFFADNEQHSYTERVKYLDVNKMKTYFEKVGFTITNIFGDYHLNDFDSQTSNRLILVAK, from the coding sequence ATGACTCAAAAAGATTGGTTTACAGATTGGTTTAACACGCCTTATTATTTTATATTATACAAAAATAGAAATGATGAGGATGCACAGTTATTTATGAAAAATATAACTGAGTTCTTGGCTTTACCAAAATCTACTCATATTCTAGATTTACCTTGTGGTAAAGGTCGTCATTCTGTTTTTTTAAATTCTTTAGGATACAAAGTTACTGGTGGAGATTTGGCAGCAAACAGCATAAAAATTGCCAAAGAATTTGAAAATGATTCTTTAAATTTTAAGGTGCACGATATGCGTAAACCTTTTAATAATAAATATGATGCTGTTTTTAATTTGTTTACTAGTTTTGGTTATTTTGAAGATGATAATGAAGATCTTTTAATTTTACAAAACATTAAAAACGGAATTAAAAATAACGGTTATTTTGTGTTTGATTTTTTAAATGCAGATTATGTAAAAGCGACTTTAGTACCTAAAGAAACTAAGGTGGTAGATGATATTACCTTTCATATAACCAGAGAAATAAAGGATGGTTTTATCTTAAAAAATATTTCTTTTTTTGCAGATAATGAGCAACATTCTTACACAGAAAGAGTAAAATATTTAGATGTAAATAAAATGAAAACCTATTTTGAAAAGGTAGGTTTTACCATCACAAATATTTTTGGAGATTATCATTTAAATGATTTTGATAGCCAAACTTCTAATAGATTAATTTTAGTTGCCAAGTGA
- a CDS encoding sensor histidine kinase: MSKINTNDSIYLANYYITDFYLKGSKDKILSNKSLNTTKDLNLKLNYTDYLNYATKNNDSIIYNNYLEVLNIAKQKNDIFQINEALRRILYYFFKRNNSLNYDKVDKYLSEFKLLKTSDWDNFWYEYLSNGFNISKAYFNKTEYPKASDFKSCLNFAEKTQNKFAKIKANQIIGATYTLASNKNSDSAFYYFNKSKMLLLKENSFFFQEILSQIYFNFGRIEFDKKNFAKAIQLFKKAKENKQYANQSKLKYYLYISKAFEQNKQNDSAFFYLKVHNKLKDSLNLLNQSIAISDIKEKYNTLENEKQILELDSKRKQNLGFLIATISTLILISIIAALSLKNSKRKRKLAEQQKELETIKNLTLLKEQEITTINAMVDGQEKERKRIAEDLHDNLGSVLATLKLHFENLKINRKKKKIDQKELFNKTENLIDEAYLKVRRIAHAKNAGVIANQGLLLAVQMMAEKISSADKIQIEVIHFGLDKRLENTLEITLFRIIQELVTNIIKHADAKNATINISLYDKNLNIIIEDDGKGFDIKKVNLNNGMGISSIKTRVEHLNGTFKVDATLGRGSSIIIDIPVN; encoded by the coding sequence TTGTCAAAAATTAACACTAATGATTCAATTTATTTAGCTAATTATTATATCACAGATTTTTACCTAAAAGGCTCAAAAGATAAAATATTAAGCAATAAATCTTTAAATACTACTAAAGACTTAAATCTAAAACTTAATTATACAGATTATCTAAATTATGCTACCAAAAACAACGATTCAATAATTTACAATAACTACCTAGAGGTTTTAAATATTGCCAAGCAAAAAAATGACATTTTTCAAATAAATGAAGCTTTAAGAAGAATTTTATACTATTTTTTTAAAAGAAACAACTCTTTAAATTACGATAAAGTTGATAAGTATTTAAGTGAATTTAAATTATTAAAAACTTCTGATTGGGATAACTTTTGGTACGAATATTTAAGTAACGGATTTAATATTTCGAAAGCCTATTTTAATAAAACTGAATACCCTAAAGCATCAGATTTTAAAAGTTGCCTAAACTTTGCAGAAAAAACTCAAAACAAGTTTGCAAAAATAAAAGCAAACCAAATAATTGGAGCTACTTACACCTTAGCTAGTAATAAAAATAGTGATAGCGCTTTTTATTATTTTAACAAAAGTAAAATGTTATTGTTAAAAGAAAATAGCTTCTTTTTTCAAGAAATTCTAAGTCAGATCTATTTTAATTTTGGTAGAATAGAATTTGATAAAAAAAACTTTGCTAAAGCCATTCAACTTTTTAAAAAAGCCAAAGAAAACAAACAATATGCAAACCAAAGTAAACTTAAATATTACTTGTATATCTCAAAAGCTTTTGAGCAAAATAAACAAAATGATAGTGCTTTTTTTTATTTAAAAGTTCATAATAAATTAAAAGATAGTTTAAATCTATTAAATCAATCAATTGCTATTTCAGATATCAAGGAAAAGTATAATACCCTAGAAAATGAAAAGCAAATTTTAGAATTAGACTCTAAAAGAAAACAAAATTTAGGCTTTTTAATAGCAACAATATCAACACTTATTTTAATAAGTATTATTGCAGCCTTATCATTAAAAAACTCTAAAAGAAAAAGAAAACTTGCAGAGCAACAAAAAGAGCTAGAAACTATAAAAAACCTAACCCTTTTAAAAGAACAAGAAATAACTACTATAAATGCAATGGTAGATGGCCAAGAAAAAGAACGCAAACGAATTGCTGAAGATTTACATGACAATTTAGGTTCTGTTTTGGCTACTTTAAAATTACATTTCGAAAACTTAAAAATTAATAGAAAGAAAAAGAAAATAGACCAAAAAGAGCTTTTTAATAAAACCGAAAATTTAATTGATGAAGCGTATTTAAAAGTTCGAAGAATTGCACACGCTAAAAATGCTGGAGTTATAGCAAATCAAGGTTTATTGTTAGCTGTACAAATGATGGCTGAAAAAATATCATCAGCAGATAAAATTCAAATAGAAGTTATTCATTTTGGTTTAGATAAACGTTTAGAAAATACTTTAGAAATTACTCTTTTTAGAATTATTCAAGAATTGGTAACTAATATAATCAAACACGCAGATGCTAAAAATGCGACCATCAATATTTCTTTGTATGATAAGAACTTAAATATTATTATCGAAGATGATGGAAAAGGTTTTGACATTAAAAAAGTGAATTTAAATAACGGAATGGGTATCAGTTCGATAAAAACTAGAGTAGAACATTTAAATGGTACTTTTAAAGTTGATGCTACTTTAGGAAGAGGAAGTTCTATTATTATTGATATTCCTGTAAATTAA
- a CDS encoding ZIP family metal transporter gives MNYILLILSVFVGAFLVLFMKPSKKIVRLLVAFSGAYLLSVTILHMLPEVYTESTNVKSIGIFILIGIILQSLLESVSKGAEHGHIHLHSDNKDFPTLLFISLCLHAFSEGLPIHHSGDNLLWAIVVHKIPIAIVLTTFLINTKYSKKIIFSFLFFFGLMSPLGVLLGDKISFFTTYSTQITALIIGVFLHISTIILFESTENHKFNLQKFIAILFGIILTIFTL, from the coding sequence GTGAATTACATCTTATTAATTTTATCTGTTTTTGTTGGTGCTTTTTTGGTTTTATTTATGAAACCTAGTAAAAAAATTGTTCGTTTATTGGTGGCTTTTAGTGGTGCTTACCTTTTATCTGTAACAATTTTACATATGTTGCCAGAAGTCTATACAGAAAGTACAAATGTAAAATCTATAGGAATTTTCATTTTAATTGGTATTATTTTACAATCTCTTTTAGAATCGGTATCTAAAGGTGCAGAACATGGGCATATCCATTTACATTCTGATAATAAAGATTTCCCAACCTTATTGTTTATAAGTTTATGTTTACACGCTTTTTCTGAAGGTTTGCCTATTCATCATTCAGGTGACAATTTATTATGGGCAATTGTGGTACATAAAATTCCGATTGCAATTGTATTAACTACTTTTTTAATAAATACAAAATACTCAAAAAAAATAATCTTTTCTTTTCTATTTTTCTTCGGATTAATGAGTCCCTTAGGCGTTTTGTTGGGTGATAAAATCTCATTCTTTACTACCTACTCTACTCAGATTACAGCTTTAATTATCGGAGTTTTCTTACACATTTCTACAATAATACTATTTGAGAGTACTGAAAACCATAAATTTAACTTACAGAAATTTATTGCTATTCTTTTTGGTATAATATTGACCATTTTTACTTTATAG
- a CDS encoding THUMP domain-containing class I SAM-dependent RNA methyltransferase → MNRDFKMTATTLFGLEGVLADELKKLGAQDVKEAVRSVSFRGDKGFMYKANIALRTAVRILKPIKTCKVYDEEDLYEAIQKIKWENYLDAEGTFAIGAVVNSKNFTSNSHYISLKSKDAIADYFRHKYHKRPNVDLKYPDVKVHIHIQKDWLTVSLDSSGDSLHKRGYRTATNIAPINEVLAAGMILLSGYTGDENFIDPMCGSGTILIEAAMIANNIPANINRKLFAFEHWKDYDEDLYFTIQDSLLKKIRSSHFKIMGFDKAPSAVQKAKANVISANLEEFIGVHHVNFFNSTKEVFGNTTILFNPPYGERLNIDTHDFYKKIGDTLKHNYPGSTAWLITSDTDALKSVGLRTSKRIALKNADLDCKFVKYELYEGTRKFKPRKNNSEEEE, encoded by the coding sequence ATGAATAGAGATTTTAAAATGACAGCAACAACACTTTTTGGTTTAGAAGGTGTTTTGGCAGATGAACTGAAGAAATTAGGAGCGCAAGATGTTAAAGAAGCAGTTAGAAGTGTTTCTTTTAGGGGTGATAAAGGTTTTATGTACAAAGCAAATATTGCTTTAAGAACCGCTGTTCGAATTTTAAAACCTATAAAAACGTGTAAAGTTTATGATGAAGAAGATTTATACGAAGCTATTCAGAAAATAAAATGGGAAAATTATTTAGATGCAGAAGGCACTTTTGCAATTGGGGCTGTTGTTAATTCTAAGAATTTTACTAGTAATTCGCACTATATTTCTTTAAAGTCTAAAGATGCTATTGCAGATTATTTTAGACATAAATACCATAAGAGACCAAATGTAGATTTAAAATATCCAGATGTTAAAGTACACATTCATATTCAAAAAGATTGGTTAACGGTTTCTTTAGATTCTTCTGGTGATTCTTTGCATAAACGTGGTTATAGAACAGCAACAAACATTGCACCAATAAACGAAGTTTTAGCAGCAGGTATGATTCTATTATCAGGTTACACTGGCGATGAAAATTTTATAGATCCAATGTGTGGTTCAGGTACAATTCTAATTGAGGCAGCAATGATTGCCAATAATATTCCTGCAAACATCAACAGAAAACTCTTTGCTTTTGAACATTGGAAAGATTATGACGAAGATTTATATTTTACAATTCAAGATTCTTTGTTAAAGAAAATTCGTTCTTCTCATTTTAAGATTATGGGCTTTGATAAAGCACCATCTGCAGTACAAAAAGCAAAAGCCAATGTAATTTCTGCGAATTTAGAAGAGTTTATTGGTGTACATCATGTAAACTTTTTTAATTCAACCAAAGAAGTTTTTGGTAACACTACGATTTTGTTCAACCCACCTTATGGAGAGCGTTTAAACATAGACACGCACGATTTTTATAAAAAAATAGGAGACACCTTAAAACATAATTATCCAGGTTCTACAGCTTGGTTAATCACCTCAGATACAGATGCTTTAAAATCTGTTGGTTTACGAACTTCTAAACGAATTGCATTAAAAAATGCAGATTTAGACTGTAAATTTGTAAAATACGAATTGTATGAAGGTACTCGTAAATTTAAACCAAGAAAAAATAATTCAGAAGAAGAGGAATAA
- a CDS encoding alpha/beta fold hydrolase → MIHLQEWESKHKSILILNEKLSFIDTESEKEVLIIFHEFGASSFNYYKIINELKQHYRVIIPDLIGFGLSSKPQNYYNSILDHAQILIEFINLLNINRFSTLSHGFGTSVLSEFLNIIKTNALNIKVKEIFLLNGSLTIETTNHKSFEDIIDNELTNKFIKITISYELFKKYYRESLGKKDAITEDEFKVLWQLQNRNNGGRIIKFIDYSIKERKLYCEKWIEILKLYQNQIQIIWGKDDVLSNLSSVEKLKNILNITEVYTLEDCGHFPMMEKPKQLSKLILHLKN, encoded by the coding sequence ATGATTCATCTTCAAGAATGGGAGTCTAAGCATAAGTCTATACTTATTTTAAATGAAAAATTATCTTTTATAGATACCGAATCTGAAAAGGAAGTTTTAATTATATTCCACGAATTTGGTGCTAGTTCTTTTAATTATTATAAAATTATAAACGAATTAAAACAACATTACAGAGTTATTATTCCTGATTTAATTGGCTTTGGTTTATCTTCTAAACCTCAAAATTATTACAATTCAATTTTAGATCACGCTCAAATTTTAATTGAATTTATAAACCTTTTAAATATCAATCGTTTTTCGACTTTATCACACGGTTTTGGAACTTCGGTTTTAAGTGAGTTTCTAAATATTATTAAAACCAACGCATTAAATATTAAAGTAAAAGAAATTTTTTTATTAAATGGTAGTTTAACTATTGAAACCACAAATCATAAATCTTTTGAAGATATTATAGATAATGAACTCACCAATAAGTTTATAAAAATCACGATTTCTTACGAGTTATTTAAAAAATATTACAGAGAATCTTTGGGTAAAAAAGATGCAATTACTGAAGATGAATTTAAAGTTTTATGGCAACTACAAAATAGAAATAATGGTGGTAGAATTATAAAGTTTATTGATTATAGTATTAAAGAACGCAAATTGTACTGCGAAAAATGGATAGAAATTCTTAAATTATATCAAAACCAAATTCAGATTATTTGGGGTAAAGATGATGTATTAAGTAACTTATCATCTGTAGAAAAATTGAAAAACATTCTGAATATAACCGAAGTTTATACATTAGAAGATTGTGGGCATTTTCCGATGATGGAAAAACCAAAACAACTTTCTAAACTTATTTTACATTTAAAAAATTAA